A window of Vulpes lagopus strain Blue_001 chromosome 21, ASM1834538v1, whole genome shotgun sequence contains these coding sequences:
- the LOC121479823 gene encoding proline-rich protein HaeIII subfamily 1-like, with translation MGRPRARACTPGGRQPQLLRRRQGGRDGPTSWLPGPPLPDPDEGEDPSSPARPGGLVLPEHPEHQFQERGGGRCGCLRVPGGSGGTKGHNAAGASHGQGQCPRLLGAPTSTRPHPPPAPGPRPRPSEGRKLMPDGPTRAHAPAAPHELTPASSTQAHTPLALLELTPSGPTRAHAQRPHGSSRPAAPRELTPSGPTRAHAQRPHGSSRPAAPRELTPSGPTGAHAQRPHGSSRPAAPRELTPASSTQAQPQQPHGS, from the coding sequence ATGGGGCGCCCCCGGGCCAGGGCCTGCACCCCAGGAGGCCGGCAGCCCCAGCTCCTCCGGCGGCGACAGGGAGGGCGAGACGGGCCGACCTCGTGGCTGCCAGGGCCGCCGCTGCCAGACCCTGACGAAGGCGAGGACCCCTCGTCCCCAGCGCGCCCCGGGGGGCTGGTGCTCCCAGAACACCCCGAGCACCAGTTCCAGGAGAGGGGCGGCGGCCGGTGTGGGTGCCTGAGGGTCCCTGGTGGCTCGGGAGGGACCAAGGGTCACAATGCTGCGGGTGCGTCCCACGGGCAGGGACAGTGCCCCCGGCTCCTCGGGGCTCCCACCTCGACCAGGCCCCACCCCCCTCCCGCGCCCGGTCCACGACCCCGACCCTCGGAGGGCCGCAAGCTCATGCCGGACGGCCCCACGCGAGCTCACGCCCCAGCAGCCCCACATGAGCTCACACCTGCCAGCTCCACTCAAGCTCACACCCCACTGGCTCTGCTGGAGCTCACGCCCAGCGGCCCCACGAGAGCTCACGCCCAGCGGCCCCACGGGAGCTCGCGCCCAGCGGCCCCACGGGAGCTCACGCCCAGCGGCCCCACGAGAGCTCACGCCCAGCGGCCCCACGGGAGCTCACGCCCAGCGGCCCCACGGGAGCTCACGCCCAGCGGCCCCACGGGAGCTCACGCCCAGCGGCCCCACGGGAGCTCACGCCCAGCGGCCCCACGGGAGCTCACGCCCGCCAGCTCCACTCAAGctcagccccagcagccccacgGGAGCTGA